A region of Vitis vinifera cultivar Pinot Noir 40024 chromosome 13, ASM3070453v1 DNA encodes the following proteins:
- the LOC100254777 gene encoding pentatricopeptide repeat-containing protein At2g16880 translates to MDPTPPESSPPPLPPAPLPPQELIQTITTILASNNMPLQALNTYIPHLTPPLVLSILSSKTLISRPNILISFFKWAQTNLPTFPHNSLPSLLSLLPSLFSHRKFSDAKSLLLGFIATDRRHDLHLSILRLTSPSKALLDTAIGAYVQSGQPHHAFQIFKKMKRLRLRPNLLTCNTLLNSLVRYPSSHSVSFSREAFNDAIKLGIVPNVNTFNIVIYGYCLENKFKDAVEFLNVMGKYNCSPDNVTYNTILDTLCKKGRLGDARDLLMDMKSRGLLPNRNTYNILVYGYCKMGWLKEAANVIELMTQNNLLPDVWTYNMLINGLCNEGRIEEAFKLRDEMENLKLLPDVVSYNTLINGCLEWSKISEAFKLLEEMSEKGVKPNAVTHNIMVKWYCKEGKMDDASNTITKMEESGFSPDCVTYNTLINGYCKAGNMGEAFRTMDEMGRKNMKMDSVTLNTILRTLCREKKLEEAYKLLSSARKRGYFIDEVSYGTLIVGYFKDGNVDRALKLWDEMKEKEIIPSTVTYNCIIGGLCQCGKTEQAISKLNELLESGLLPDETTYNTILHGYCREGDVEKAFQFHNKMVENSFKPDVFTCNILLRGLCMEGVLEKALKLFNTWVSKGKAIDTVTYNTLITSLCKEGRLDDAFNLLSEMEEKELGPDHYTYNAIITALTDSGRIREAEEFMSKMLEKGNLPDQVLQLDKNETVVTSETSEESDSSSVAYSEWIKELCTEGKYKDAMRIFGESKQKGITVDKSTYINLMDGLIKRRKSISKEAR, encoded by the coding sequence ATGGATCCAACACCACCAGAGTCATCACCCCCACCGCTGCCGCCAGCGCCGCTTCCGCCACAAGAGCTCATCCAAACCATAACAACGATTCTCGCCTCCAACAACATGCCGCTCCAAGCACTGAACACATACATTCCCCACCTGACACCGCCGCTGGTCCTCTCAATCCTCTCCTCCAAAACCCTAATTTCTCGCCCAAATATTCTCATTTCCTTCTTCAAATGGGCCCAAACCAACCTCCCCACATTCCCACACAACTCTCTCCCTTCTCTACTCTCCCTTCTCCCCTCCCTCTTCTCCCACCGCAAATTCTCCGACGCCAAATCACTTCTTCTCGGCTTCATAGCCACAGACCGCCGCCACGATCTCCACCTCTCGATTCTCCGCCTCACGAGCCCCTCCAAAGCTCTCTTGGACACTGCCATTGGCGCCTACGTTCAATCGGGCCAGCCCCACCACGCCttccaaattttcaagaaaatgaagCGCCTCCGCCTCCGCCCCAATCTCCTCACTTGTAATACTCTGCTCAATTCATTGGTAAGGTACCCTTCGTCGCATTCGGTTTCGTTTTCTAGGGAAGCATTCAATGATGCCATTAAACTCGGGATAGTCCCAAATGTAAATACTTTTAACATAGTGATATATGGGTATTGCTTGGAGAATAAATTTAAGGATGCTGTGGAGTTTCTGAATGTGATGGGGAAATATAATTGTTCGCCTGATAATGTGACTTATAACACTATATTGGATACGTTGTGCAAGAAGGGGCGGTTGGGTGATGCCCGGGATCTGTTGATGGATATGAAGAGTAGAGGTTTATTGCCGAATAGGAACACATATAATATTTTGGTTTATGGTTATTGTAAGATGGGGTGGTTGAAGGAGGCAGCAAATGTGATTGAGTTGATGACGCAAAACAATTTGTTGCCAGATGTTTGGACTTACAACATGTTGATTAATGGGTTGTGTAATGAAGGGAGGATTGAAGAAGCTTTTAAGCTTAGAGATGAGATGGAGAACTTGAAATTGTTGCCTGATGTGGTGTCATATAACACATTGATTAATGGGTGTCTTGAGTGGAGCAAAATTTCAGAGGCATTTAAATTGCTTGAGGAAATGAGCGAGAAAGGAGTCAAACCAAATGCTGTTACCCATAATATAATGGTTAAGTGGTATTGCAAGGAAGGGAAGATGGATGATGCGAGTAATACTATTACGAAGATGGAAGAAAGTGGGTTTTCCCCAGATTGTGTTACTTACAATACTTTGATCAATGGGTATTGTAAAGCAGGCAACATGGGGGAAGCATTCAGGACGATGGATGAGATGGgtaggaaaaatatgaaaatggatAGTGTTACTCTTAATACCATTCTCCGAACTCTCTGCAGGGAGAAGAAGCTTGAAGAGGCCTACAAGTTGCTTAGTAGTGCCCGTAAAAGGGGTTATTTTATTGATGAGGTAAGCTATGGCACTTTGATTGTGGGATATTTTAAGGATGGAAATGTGGATAGAGCATTGAAGCTTTGGGATGAGATGAAGGAGAAGGAGATTATTCCTAGTACTGTGACATATAACTGTATAATTGGAGGGCTTTGTCAATGTGGAAAAACTGAGCAAGCGATTTCCAAATTGAATGAGCTTCTAGAGAGTGGTTTACTGCCTGATGAAACTACATACAACACAATTCTTCATGGGTACTGCAGGGAAGGGGATGTTGAAAAAGCATTTCAGTTTCACAACAAAATGGTTGAAAATTCATTCAAGCCGGATGTGTTTACTTGCAATATTCTTCTTCGTGGGCTTTGTATGGAGGGGGTGCTAGAAAAGGCTCTTAAGCTCTTCAATACATGGGTCTCAAAAGGGAAGGCCATTGATACAGTAACCTACAACACATTGATAACAAGCTTATGCAAAGAAGGGAGACTTGATGATGCCTTCAATCTTCTCTcagaaatggaagaaaaggaACTAGGACCTGATCATTATACATACAATGCTATTATTACTGCCCTAACTGATTCAGGTAGGATTAGGGAAGCTGAGGAGTTTATGTCAAAAATGCTTGAGAAAGGAAATTTACCTGATCAGGTTTTGCAATTGGACAAGAATGAAACAGTGGTGACGAGTGAAACTTCAGAGGAATCTGATTCAAGTTCTGTTGCTTACTCTGAATGGATCAAGGAGTTGTGTACTGAAGGGAAATACAAGGATGCAATGCGCATTTTTGGAGAATCAAAGCAGAAGGGCATTACTGTGGATAAATCCACATATATAAATTTGATGGATGGGCTTATCAAACGAAGAAAAAGCATATCAAAGGAAGCCCGATGA
- the LOC100259896 gene encoding LOB domain-containing protein 1 has translation MESAENNKAPGTTVSTPLPFSPTSSSNSGLPRSPPALVVLSPCAACKILRRRCADKCVLAPYFPPTEPLKFTIAHRVFGASNIIKLLQDLPESQRADAVSSMVYEANARIRDPVYGCAGAICHLQKQVSELQAQLAKAQADVINMQCQQDNLVAILCMDFQQQQQQPQYQQQQQQPFEFNGSFFLEDGNLVMEPLWT, from the exons ATGGAAAGCGCTGAGAACAACAAAGCACCGGGGACTACTGTTTCAACTCCTCTTCCGTTTTCTCCAACTTCTTCTTCTAATTCAGGTCTCCCCCGGTCTCCTCCTGCCCTTGTCGTTCTCAGCCCTTGTGCTGCCTGCAAGATCCTCCGCCGGCGATGCGCCGATAAATGTGTTTTGGCTCCATACTTTCCTCCCACCGAGCCCCTCAAATTCACCATTGCCCACAGAGTCTTCGGAGCTAGCAACATTATCAAGCTCTTGCAG GATCTCCCGGAATCCCAGAGAGCGGATGCTGTGAGCAGCATGGTGTATGAAGCAAATGCGAGAATTCGGGACCCCGTGTATGGATGTGCTGGCGCAATTTGTCACCTTCAGAAACAAGTGAGTGAGCTGCAGGCACAATTGGCTAAGGCCCAAGCGGATGTCATCAACATGCAATGCCAGCAAGACAACTTAGTGGCCATACTTTGCATGGACTttcagcagcagcagcagcagccacAATATcagcagcaacaacaacaaccatTTGAGTTCAATGGGAGCTTCTTCCTTGAGGATGGCAATCTTGTCATGGAGCCTCTGTGGACATGA